A genomic window from Streptomyces sp. 846.5 includes:
- a CDS encoding DNA translocase FtsK — translation MATRMSGSSSRSPGAGAARKAAAGPAKKAAPAKKAAAKTAPAKKAAAAKKAAAPAKPPAPPKPLPYRAVRGTWLGMAHGVGAMARGVGDGAKGLHPAHRKDGLALLLIALALLIAAGSWSDPQGWLGVAVTNIVKGAFGRLSVLVPILLAGIAVRLMRHPERPEANGRIVIGLGALSLGILGLVHIGCGAPGMGAGASHIRNSGGLIGMAASRPLMAAAGPALAVPLLLIVAFFGLLVVTATPVNQIPQRLRLLAERLSLVEPLAPQNGDGPGGGDLDGLGFVTDYEGRLGDAEFAGEPGTPAERAALLAKRERLEQEGALPPRRGRRPRRRQGATPEHQGLPGSLDAIDVAAAAAADLDGALLNGALVNGVQPSPSLADVLNRVKDRTPPSDADQAVPLTKGDPVGDGEEPAEVPPARREESPSGPPAVEPPVPAEDAGIPPLRSEQLRLPSDSTYQLPSPDLLTRGGPGKARSKANDDVVAALTAVFAEFKVDAKVTGFTRGPTVTRYEVELGLAVKVERITSLARNISYAVASPDVRIISPIPGKSAVGIEIPNTDREMVNLGDLLRSPIATSDPHPMIVGMGKDVEGQTSVANLAKMPHILVAGATGAGKSSCINCLITSILMRATPDEVRLVLVDPKRVELTAYEGVPHLITPIITNPKKAAEALQWVVREMDLRYDDLAAFGFRHVDDFNKAVRSGKVQPPLGSERVLEPYPYLLVIVDELADLMMVAPRDVEDSIVRITQLARAAGIHLVLATQRPSVDVVTGLIKANVPSRLAFATSSLADSRVILDQPGAEKLIGKGDALFLPMGAGKPTRMQGAFVTEEEIALVVDHCKAQTRTEYRDDVTVGSAPRKEIDEEIGDDMDLLVQAAELVVTSQFGSTSMLQRKLRVGFAKAGRLMDLMESRNIVGPSEGSKARDVLVQPDELDGILLTLRGE, via the coding sequence ATGGCGACACGCATGTCCGGAAGCAGCTCGCGTTCCCCAGGCGCGGGAGCGGCGCGGAAGGCTGCCGCCGGGCCTGCCAAGAAGGCCGCACCCGCGAAGAAGGCGGCGGCGAAGACAGCCCCCGCCAAGAAGGCCGCAGCTGCGAAGAAGGCGGCCGCGCCGGCCAAGCCCCCGGCCCCGCCGAAGCCGCTGCCCTACCGGGCCGTGCGCGGCACCTGGCTGGGGATGGCCCACGGCGTCGGTGCGATGGCCCGTGGCGTCGGCGACGGCGCCAAGGGCCTGCATCCGGCGCACCGCAAGGACGGCCTGGCACTGCTGCTGATCGCGCTGGCGCTGCTGATCGCAGCGGGTTCCTGGTCGGATCCGCAGGGCTGGCTGGGCGTCGCGGTCACCAACATCGTGAAGGGCGCCTTCGGTCGGCTGTCCGTGCTCGTGCCGATACTGCTGGCCGGGATCGCGGTCCGGCTGATGCGCCATCCGGAGCGGCCCGAGGCCAACGGACGCATCGTCATCGGCCTGGGCGCGCTCAGCCTCGGCATCCTCGGGCTGGTGCACATCGGCTGCGGTGCGCCCGGAATGGGCGCCGGCGCCTCCCACATCAGGAACTCAGGCGGGCTGATCGGCATGGCCGCCTCCCGTCCGCTGATGGCGGCTGCCGGACCGGCACTGGCGGTACCGCTGCTGCTGATCGTGGCCTTCTTCGGACTGCTGGTGGTCACCGCCACGCCGGTCAACCAGATCCCGCAGCGGCTCCGGCTGCTGGCCGAGCGGTTGTCCCTGGTCGAGCCGCTCGCCCCGCAGAACGGCGACGGGCCGGGCGGGGGAGACCTGGACGGCCTCGGCTTCGTCACCGACTACGAGGGCCGCCTCGGCGACGCCGAGTTCGCCGGCGAGCCGGGGACGCCCGCGGAGCGTGCCGCGCTGCTGGCCAAGCGCGAGCGGCTGGAGCAGGAGGGCGCACTGCCGCCGCGACGGGGGCGTCGACCCCGTCGGCGCCAGGGCGCCACACCGGAGCACCAGGGCCTGCCCGGCAGCCTGGACGCTATTGACGTGGCCGCCGCCGCGGCGGCCGACCTGGACGGCGCCCTGCTCAACGGCGCGCTGGTGAACGGGGTGCAGCCGTCCCCCTCGCTCGCCGATGTGCTGAACCGGGTGAAGGACCGGACTCCGCCCAGCGACGCCGACCAGGCCGTCCCGCTCACCAAGGGCGACCCGGTCGGCGACGGCGAGGAGCCGGCCGAGGTCCCGCCCGCGCGACGTGAGGAGTCCCCGTCCGGGCCCCCGGCCGTGGAGCCGCCGGTCCCCGCCGAGGACGCCGGCATCCCCCCGCTGCGTTCCGAGCAGCTGCGGCTGCCGTCCGACAGCACCTACCAGCTGCCCTCGCCCGACCTGCTCACCCGGGGCGGCCCCGGCAAGGCCCGGAGCAAGGCCAACGACGACGTGGTGGCCGCGCTCACCGCGGTCTTCGCCGAGTTCAAGGTGGACGCGAAGGTCACCGGCTTCACCCGGGGGCCGACGGTCACCCGCTACGAGGTCGAGCTGGGCCTCGCGGTCAAGGTCGAGCGGATCACCAGCCTGGCCCGCAACATCTCCTACGCGGTGGCCAGCCCCGACGTCCGGATCATCAGCCCGATCCCGGGCAAGTCCGCCGTCGGCATCGAGATCCCCAACACCGACCGGGAGATGGTCAACCTCGGTGACCTGCTGCGCTCGCCGATCGCCACCAGCGACCCGCATCCGATGATCGTGGGCATGGGCAAGGACGTCGAGGGGCAGACCAGCGTCGCCAACCTGGCGAAGATGCCGCACATCCTGGTGGCCGGCGCCACCGGCGCGGGCAAGTCCTCCTGCATCAACTGCCTGATCACCTCGATCCTGATGCGGGCCACCCCGGACGAGGTCCGGCTGGTCCTGGTCGACCCCAAGCGGGTCGAGCTGACGGCCTACGAGGGCGTGCCGCATCTGATCACGCCGATCATCACCAACCCGAAGAAGGCCGCCGAGGCGCTGCAGTGGGTGGTCCGCGAGATGGACCTGCGCTACGACGACCTGGCCGCCTTCGGTTTCCGGCACGTCGACGACTTCAACAAGGCGGTGCGCAGCGGCAAGGTGCAGCCGCCGCTGGGCAGCGAGCGGGTGCTGGAGCCCTATCCGTACCTGCTGGTGATCGTGGACGAGCTGGCCGACCTGATGATGGTGGCCCCGCGCGACGTCGAGGACTCCATCGTCAGGATCACCCAGCTGGCCCGTGCCGCCGGCATCCACCTGGTGCTGGCCACCCAGCGCCCCTCGGTGGACGTGGTCACCGGCCTGATCAAGGCGAACGTCCCGTCCCGGCTGGCCTTCGCGACCTCCTCGCTGGCCGACAGCCGGGTCATCCTGGACCAGCCCGGAGCGGAGAAGCTGATCGGCAAGGGCGATGCGCTGTTCCTGCCGATGGGCGCGGGCAAGCCGACCCGGATGCAGGGAGCGTTCGTCACCGAGGAGGAGATCGCCCTCGTCGTCGACCACTGCAAGGCGCAGACCCGGACCGAGTACCGCGATGACGTCACGGTGGGCAGCGCCCCGCGCAAGGAGATCGACGAGGAGATCGGCGACGACATGGACCTGCTGGTGCAGGCCGCCGAGCTCGTGGTGACCTCCCAGTTCGGCTCGACCTCGATGCTGCAGCGCAAGCTGCGGGTGGGTTTCGCCAAGGCCGGCCGGCTGATGGACCTGATGGAGTCCCGCAACATCGTCGGGCCCAGCGAGGGCTCCAAGGCACGTGACGTGCTGGTCCAGCCCGACGAGCTCGACGGGATTCTGCTCACCCTCCGGGGGGAATGA
- a CDS encoding response regulator has product MVQKAKILLVDDRPENLLALEAILSALDQTLVRASSGEEALKALLTDDFAVILLDVQMPGMDGFETAAHIKRRERTRDIPIIFLTAINHGPHHTFRGYAAGAVDYISKPFDPWVLRAKVSVFVELYMKNCQLKEQASLLRLQLDAGAPTANGIAGNGSGNGGANGGGTGSEAARRSAPGSGLLAELSARLAAVEEQAEALTKQLDETADPAAVATATHLERKLSGLRRALDALEPGTPGSGSPAASAGS; this is encoded by the coding sequence ATGGTGCAGAAGGCCAAGATCCTCCTGGTCGACGACCGGCCGGAGAACCTGCTGGCGCTGGAGGCGATCCTCTCGGCGCTGGACCAGACCCTGGTCCGGGCGTCCTCCGGGGAGGAAGCGCTCAAGGCGCTGCTCACCGACGACTTCGCGGTGATCCTGCTCGACGTTCAGATGCCGGGCATGGACGGTTTTGAGACCGCCGCCCACATCAAGCGGCGCGAGCGCACCCGCGACATCCCGATCATCTTCCTCACCGCGATCAACCACGGCCCGCACCACACCTTCCGGGGATACGCGGCCGGAGCGGTGGACTACATCTCCAAGCCGTTCGACCCCTGGGTGCTGCGCGCCAAGGTCTCGGTCTTCGTCGAGCTCTACATGAAGAACTGCCAGCTCAAGGAGCAGGCGTCGCTGCTGCGACTGCAGTTGGACGCCGGCGCTCCCACCGCCAACGGCATTGCCGGCAACGGCAGTGGCAATGGCGGTGCCAACGGCGGCGGAACCGGCTCCGAGGCCGCCCGCCGCAGCGCGCCCGGCAGCGGTCTGCTGGCCGAGCTCTCGGCGCGGCTGGCCGCGGTCGAGGAGCAGGCGGAGGCGCTGACCAAGCAGTTGGACGAGACGGCGGACCCGGCGGCGGTGGCCACCGCGACCCATCTGGAGCGCAAGCTCTCCGGCCTGCGCCGGGCGCTGGACGCGCTGGAGCCGGGCACCCCCGGCAGCGGCAGCCCCGCTGCCAGTGCCGGGAGCTGA
- a CDS encoding HAMP domain-containing protein — MESGRATATAAARGGRSRRNRGADAADLRKLLSALTAMRDGNFRRRMTVPGDSVMAEVAAVFNEIAERNQHLTGELARVRRAVGREGRLSERLEAGAGEGAWGAAVDNCNALIDDLARPMAEVGRVLGSIAEGDLDQRMELRAIGPDGGTHPLRGEFLKVGRTVNGLVASLSEFTDEVTRVAIEVGTEGKLGGQARVRGVSGSWKDLTDSVNMMASRLTAQVRDIALVTTAVAKGDLSNKVTVHVAGEMLELKNTVNTMVDQLSSFASEVTRVAREVGTEGRLGGQATVPGVAGTWKDLTDNVNLMATNLTVQVRNIAQVTTAVARGDLSQTIEVDARGEIMELKNTINTMVDQLSGFAEQVTRVAREVGTDGILGGQAMVPGAAGVWRDLTENVNFMAGNLTGQVRNIAQVATAVAKGDLSQKITVDARGEILELKTTLNTMVDQLSAFADEVTRVAREVGTEGTLGGQAMVPGVSGTWKDLTDNVNFMANNLTGQVRNIAQVTTAVAKGDLSKKITVSARGEILELVTTVNTMVDQLSVFADEVTRVAREVGTEGILGGQARVKGVSGIWSDLADNVNYMASNLTGQVRNIALVAKAVAGGDLSKKITIEAQGEVAALADTLNTMVDQLSAFADEVTRVAREVGTEGRLGGQARVAGVGGIWKDLTDNVNLMANNLTGQVRNIAQVTTAVAKGDLTKKIDVDASGEILELKTTINTMVDQLSAFADEVTRVAREVGTDGRLGGQARVPGVAGTWQDLTESVNELAGNLTRQVRAIAQVATAVTRGDLSLRIDVDASGELDELKDNINQMIANLRETTRTNQEQDWLKTNLARISGLMQGRRDLEAVASLIMSELTPVVSAQHGAFFLAQPGSRPPELVPEDEDDGDLILRLIGSYGYQRRAMPTTFKPGESLIGQAAVEKRPILLTSAPPGYLKIASGLGEAAPVNVIVMPVLFEGRLLGIIELASFNAFNKVSLDFLDQIAEMIGVTVNTISVNTKTEGLLLESQRLTAELSMRSAELEARQEELQRSNAELEEKAELLATQNRDIEIKNSEIEEARQVLEERAEQLALSSRYKSEFLANMSHELRTPLNSLLILAKLLTDNAEGNLSPKQVEFAETIHGAGSDLLQLINDILDLSKVEAGKMDVRPARIALVQLVDYVEATFRPLTADKGLDFAVRVSAELPVTLHTDEQRLQQVLRNLLSNAVKFTDSGAVELLIQPAGSATGQHPIPQHIQEQLLETGAISDPEEPLIAFSVTDTGIGIPQNKLREIFEAFKQADGTTSRKYGGTGLGLSISREIARLLGGEIHADSELERGSTFTLFLPLDSGQDTPGAVDAHPSDVWGRHLAPGTSPAQLWADEVREAAQERRREAAALAAALPRPAVEPARAPQQARQNGYGPAAAENGAGAAPEQLEELPGLVDGFLPTGPFGGYFEGEKVLIVDDDIRNVFALTSVLEQYGLTVLYAENGREGIEVLEQHEDVAVVLMDIMMPEMDGYATTAAIRRMPQFTGLPIIALTAKAMKGDKEKSLAAGASDHVTKPVDTDHLLAVMEHWLRARR; from the coding sequence GTGGAATCTGGCAGGGCGACAGCAACGGCAGCGGCCCGCGGCGGCAGGAGCCGCCGGAACCGGGGCGCCGACGCGGCGGACCTGCGCAAGCTGCTCTCCGCGCTGACGGCCATGCGCGACGGCAACTTCCGCAGAAGGATGACCGTCCCCGGCGACTCGGTCATGGCGGAGGTCGCCGCGGTCTTCAACGAGATCGCCGAGCGCAACCAGCATCTGACCGGTGAGCTCGCCCGGGTCCGCCGGGCGGTCGGACGCGAGGGCCGGCTCTCCGAGCGGCTGGAGGCCGGCGCCGGCGAGGGGGCCTGGGGCGCCGCGGTCGACAACTGCAACGCCCTGATCGACGACCTGGCCCGGCCGATGGCCGAGGTCGGCCGGGTGCTCGGCTCCATCGCCGAGGGCGACCTGGACCAGCGGATGGAACTGCGCGCCATCGGCCCCGACGGCGGCACCCATCCGCTGCGCGGCGAGTTCCTCAAGGTGGGCCGCACCGTCAACGGGCTGGTGGCCTCGCTGTCCGAGTTCACCGACGAGGTGACCCGGGTGGCCATCGAGGTCGGCACCGAGGGCAAGCTCGGCGGCCAGGCCAGGGTCCGTGGGGTGTCCGGCAGTTGGAAGGACCTCACCGACTCGGTGAACATGATGGCAAGCCGGCTGACCGCGCAGGTGCGCGATATCGCCCTGGTCACCACGGCGGTCGCCAAGGGCGACCTGTCCAACAAGGTCACCGTCCATGTCGCGGGCGAGATGCTGGAGTTGAAGAACACCGTCAACACGATGGTGGACCAGCTCTCCTCGTTCGCCTCCGAGGTCACCCGGGTGGCCCGCGAGGTCGGCACCGAGGGCCGGCTCGGCGGCCAGGCCACCGTCCCCGGGGTGGCCGGGACCTGGAAGGACCTGACCGACAACGTCAACCTGATGGCGACCAACCTCACGGTGCAGGTCCGCAACATCGCCCAGGTGACCACGGCGGTGGCCCGCGGCGACCTGTCGCAGACCATCGAGGTCGACGCCCGCGGCGAGATCATGGAGTTGAAGAACACCATCAACACCATGGTCGACCAGCTCTCCGGCTTCGCCGAGCAGGTGACCCGGGTGGCCCGCGAGGTCGGCACCGACGGCATCCTGGGCGGCCAGGCGATGGTCCCTGGCGCGGCCGGGGTCTGGCGGGACCTCACCGAGAACGTCAACTTCATGGCCGGGAACCTGACCGGCCAGGTCCGCAACATCGCCCAGGTGGCGACGGCGGTGGCCAAGGGCGACCTGTCGCAGAAGATCACGGTCGACGCCCGCGGCGAGATCCTGGAGCTGAAGACCACCCTGAACACCATGGTGGACCAGCTGTCGGCGTTCGCCGACGAGGTGACCCGCGTCGCCCGCGAGGTCGGCACCGAGGGGACGCTGGGAGGCCAGGCCATGGTCCCCGGGGTGTCCGGGACCTGGAAGGACCTCACCGACAACGTCAACTTCATGGCCAACAACCTGACCGGGCAGGTCCGCAACATCGCCCAGGTCACCACCGCGGTCGCCAAGGGCGACCTGTCCAAGAAGATCACCGTCTCGGCCCGGGGCGAGATCCTCGAACTGGTCACCACCGTCAACACCATGGTGGACCAGCTGTCGGTGTTCGCCGACGAGGTCACCCGGGTCGCCCGCGAGGTCGGCACCGAGGGCATCCTGGGCGGTCAGGCCCGGGTCAAGGGCGTCTCCGGGATCTGGAGCGACCTGGCCGACAACGTCAACTACATGGCCAGCAACCTGACCGGCCAGGTCCGCAACATCGCTCTGGTGGCCAAGGCGGTGGCCGGCGGCGACCTGTCCAAGAAGATCACCATCGAGGCCCAGGGCGAGGTCGCGGCCCTGGCCGACACCCTGAACACCATGGTGGACCAGCTGTCGGCGTTCGCCGACGAGGTGACCCGAGTGGCCCGCGAGGTCGGCACCGAGGGGCGTCTGGGCGGCCAGGCCCGGGTCGCCGGGGTCGGCGGGATCTGGAAGGACCTGACCGACAACGTCAACCTGATGGCCAACAATCTGACCGGTCAGGTCCGCAACATCGCCCAGGTCACCACGGCCGTGGCCAAGGGCGACCTGACCAAGAAGATCGACGTCGACGCCAGCGGCGAGATCCTGGAGCTCAAGACCACCATCAACACCATGGTGGACCAGCTGTCGGCGTTCGCCGACGAGGTCACCCGTGTCGCCCGCGAGGTCGGCACCGACGGCCGCCTGGGCGGCCAGGCCCGGGTCCCCGGCGTGGCCGGCACCTGGCAGGACCTCACCGAGTCGGTGAACGAGCTGGCCGGGAACCTGACCCGGCAGGTGCGCGCCATCGCCCAGGTCGCCACCGCCGTGACCAGGGGCGACCTCAGCCTGCGGATCGACGTGGACGCGTCCGGCGAGCTCGACGAGCTCAAGGACAACATCAACCAGATGATCGCCAACCTGCGCGAGACCACCCGCACCAACCAGGAGCAGGACTGGCTGAAGACCAACCTGGCCAGGATCTCCGGGCTGATGCAGGGCCGCCGCGACCTGGAGGCCGTCGCCTCCCTGATCATGAGCGAGCTCACCCCGGTGGTCTCGGCCCAGCACGGCGCGTTCTTCCTGGCCCAGCCGGGCAGCCGGCCGCCGGAGCTGGTCCCGGAGGACGAGGACGACGGCGACCTGATCCTGCGTCTGATCGGCTCGTACGGCTACCAGCGCCGCGCCATGCCGACCACCTTCAAGCCCGGCGAGTCGCTGATCGGCCAGGCGGCGGTGGAGAAGCGGCCGATCCTGCTGACCTCGGCCCCGCCCGGCTACCTCAAGATCGCCTCCGGTCTGGGCGAGGCCGCACCGGTCAACGTCATCGTGATGCCGGTGCTGTTCGAGGGCCGGCTGCTGGGCATCATCGAACTGGCCTCCTTCAACGCCTTCAACAAGGTCAGCCTGGACTTCCTGGACCAGATCGCCGAGATGATCGGCGTCACCGTCAACACCATCTCGGTCAACACCAAGACCGAGGGTCTGCTGCTGGAGTCCCAGCGCCTCACCGCAGAACTCTCGATGCGGTCGGCCGAGTTGGAGGCACGGCAGGAGGAACTGCAGCGCTCCAACGCCGAGTTGGAGGAGAAGGCCGAACTGCTGGCCACCCAGAACCGCGACATCGAGATCAAGAACTCGGAGATCGAGGAGGCACGCCAGGTCCTGGAGGAGCGCGCCGAGCAGCTCGCACTCTCCTCGCGCTACAAGTCCGAGTTCCTGGCCAATATGTCGCACGAGCTGCGCACGCCGCTCAACTCGCTGCTGATCCTGGCCAAGCTGCTCACCGACAACGCCGAGGGCAACCTCAGCCCCAAGCAGGTCGAGTTCGCCGAGACCATCCACGGCGCGGGCTCCGACCTGCTCCAGCTGATCAACGACATCCTGGACCTGTCCAAGGTCGAGGCCGGGAAGATGGACGTGCGTCCGGCCCGGATCGCGCTGGTCCAGCTGGTCGACTACGTCGAGGCGACGTTCCGTCCGCTCACCGCGGACAAGGGCCTGGACTTCGCCGTGCGGGTCTCGGCGGAACTGCCGGTGACCCTGCACACCGACGAGCAGCGGCTCCAGCAGGTGCTGCGCAACCTGCTGTCCAACGCGGTGAAGTTCACCGACTCGGGCGCCGTGGAACTTCTGATCCAGCCTGCGGGCAGCGCCACCGGGCAGCACCCGATCCCGCAGCACATCCAGGAGCAGCTGCTGGAGACCGGCGCGATCAGCGACCCCGAGGAGCCGCTGATCGCCTTCTCGGTCACCGACACCGGCATCGGCATCCCGCAGAACAAGCTGCGCGAGATCTTCGAGGCGTTCAAGCAGGCGGACGGCACCACCAGCCGCAAGTACGGCGGCACCGGCCTCGGACTCTCCATCAGCCGGGAGATCGCCCGGCTGCTCGGCGGCGAGATCCACGCCGACAGCGAGTTGGAGCGCGGCAGCACGTTCACGCTCTTCCTCCCGCTGGACTCCGGTCAGGACACCCCCGGGGCCGTGGACGCCCATCCGTCCGACGTCTGGGGACGGCATCTGGCGCCCGGTACCAGCCCGGCCCAGCTCTGGGCCGACGAGGTGCGCGAGGCCGCCCAGGAGCGCCGCCGCGAGGCCGCCGCGCTGGCGGCCGCCCTGCCGCGCCCGGCAGTTGAGCCGGCGCGTGCCCCGCAGCAGGCCCGGCAGAACGGCTACGGGCCCGCCGCTGCCGAGAACGGCGCGGGCGCGGCCCCGGAGCAACTGGAGGAACTGCCCGGACTGGTGGACGGCTTCCTGCCGACCGGTCCCTTCGGCGGCTACTTCGAGGGTGAGAAGGTGCTGATCGTCGACGACGACATCCGCAATGTCTTCGCCCTCACCAGCGTGCTGGAGCAGTACGGCCTGACCGTCCTCTACGCCGAGAACGGCCGCGAGGGCATCGAGGTGCTGGAGCAGCACGAGGACGTGGCGGTGGTGCTGATGGACATCATGATGCCGGAGATGGACGGCTACGCGACGACCGCGGCGATCCGCAGGATGCCCCAGTTCACCGGGCTGCCGATCATCGCGCTCACCGCCAAGGCGATGAAGGGCGACAAGGAGAAGAGCCTGGCCGCGGGGGCCTCGGACCATGTGACCAAGCCGGTGGACACCGACCATCTGCTTGCCGTGATGGAACACTGGCTGCGCGCCCGGAGGTAG
- a CDS encoding SpoIIE family protein phosphatase encodes MVTARATATFEPVGRSVASARGFVRDTLQGWGFSEVVDDAVVLVSELVTNAVVHAGTAAEVTCLRDEAGIRIEVADRYPKRTVPLYDGTYTNGAGAPGEDPAFEVGPAELEREGGRGLLLCAALATRWGVDYTPTRKRVWFRLDLPARAAGTRFAGPQVPDRLLPAADSAVLVAVVRVDSEGVVTGWNQDAERLFALPATEVLDKPLSGFAAWPQTPGTGLGLEEALRLSRWEGSYGVRCGDGRTIPVYGSHLRVRDSEGTASTVCLLVRDVERAVLQSPFRGQPLDGITGGAQQDGAGGPTSFDAFIGSPAPDDLDGLLQRTVERARDMLDGDAAYLLLATDDETELEVRASCGLPSGRQRFARVPVEAGAGRYGSARLPAVHDDLTDQPGAVPLLTGTGLRSVVTVPLKVEGRLTGSLGVAAQATGQYRNEDALRLQFAADRIALAVESARLTELERLRRGSLSFLVEASDLLAGTLERDQTLALMAQMTVPTLAAWCAVYTISEHASPELAFVLHEDEDQIDGLRALLALIPPPEPLNVPGARDWRAPAEAAHDAAMRVSLRSLGRGGTTRPTPGSGPATALATAATVSGETVVLPLVARNRVIGMLTLGKAADEKFRREILELAEDLSRRAALALDNARLYSERTAISRALQRSLLPPDLPKIPGVEVEVIYRAAGEGNEVGGDFYDVFTIREGTYGFAIGDVCGTGPEAASVTGLARHSLRLLAREGLTAPEVLKRLNAAILDEGARSRFLTLLYGEMTPRQDGTVELRSVCAGHPLPLRLKQDGTVSAAAEPQPLLGVIEDLELVEETFVLDPGDVLLCVTDGITERREGSRMLGDDGLAEVLSGCTGLTAGAVAARVLRAVERFAPEPASDDMAILALRVPTP; translated from the coding sequence GTGGTCACCGCGCGGGCAACCGCCACGTTCGAGCCGGTAGGCCGCTCCGTGGCGTCCGCGCGCGGATTCGTCCGGGACACCCTGCAGGGGTGGGGCTTCTCCGAGGTCGTGGACGACGCGGTGGTGCTGGTCAGCGAACTGGTGACGAACGCGGTGGTGCACGCCGGAACGGCGGCCGAGGTGACCTGTCTGCGCGACGAGGCGGGGATCAGGATCGAGGTCGCCGACCGCTATCCCAAGCGCACCGTGCCGCTCTACGACGGCACCTACACCAACGGCGCGGGCGCGCCGGGCGAGGATCCCGCGTTCGAGGTCGGCCCGGCGGAACTGGAGCGCGAGGGAGGGCGCGGCCTGCTGCTGTGCGCCGCTCTGGCGACCCGCTGGGGGGTTGACTACACGCCGACCCGTAAGCGCGTCTGGTTCCGGCTCGACCTGCCGGCCCGGGCCGCGGGCACCCGCTTCGCCGGCCCGCAGGTACCCGACCGGCTGCTGCCGGCCGCGGACTCGGCAGTGCTGGTCGCCGTGGTGCGGGTCGACTCCGAAGGCGTGGTGACCGGCTGGAACCAGGACGCCGAGCGGCTGTTCGCACTGCCCGCGACCGAGGTGCTGGACAAGCCGCTCAGCGGTTTCGCGGCCTGGCCGCAGACCCCCGGCACCGGCCTCGGCCTGGAGGAGGCGCTGCGGCTGTCCCGCTGGGAGGGCAGCTACGGAGTGCGCTGCGGCGACGGCAGGACCATCCCGGTGTACGGATCGCATCTGCGGGTCCGCGACAGCGAGGGCACCGCGTCCACGGTCTGCCTGCTGGTACGCGACGTGGAACGGGCGGTGCTGCAGTCCCCGTTCCGCGGCCAGCCGCTGGACGGCATCACCGGCGGCGCCCAGCAGGACGGCGCGGGCGGTCCGACCTCCTTCGACGCCTTCATCGGCTCGCCCGCCCCGGACGACCTGGACGGACTGCTCCAGCGGACCGTCGAGCGGGCCCGGGACATGCTGGACGGCGACGCTGCCTACCTGCTGCTGGCGACCGACGACGAGACCGAGCTGGAGGTGCGGGCCAGCTGCGGCCTGCCGTCCGGGCGGCAGCGCTTCGCCCGGGTGCCGGTCGAGGCCGGCGCAGGCCGCTACGGCTCGGCCCGGCTCCCCGCCGTGCACGACGACCTCACCGACCAGCCGGGTGCGGTTCCGCTGCTGACCGGGACCGGACTGCGCTCGGTGGTGACCGTGCCGCTCAAGGTCGAGGGCCGGCTCACCGGCTCGCTGGGCGTCGCGGCGCAGGCCACCGGACAGTACCGGAACGAGGACGCGCTGCGGCTGCAGTTCGCGGCCGACCGGATCGCGCTGGCGGTGGAGAGCGCCCGACTGACCGAGCTGGAACGGCTGCGCAGGGGCTCGCTGTCGTTCCTGGTGGAGGCGTCGGACCTGCTGGCCGGGACGCTGGAACGGGACCAGACGCTGGCGCTGATGGCCCAGATGACCGTGCCCACACTGGCCGCCTGGTGCGCCGTCTACACCATCTCCGAACACGCGTCACCGGAGCTGGCGTTCGTACTGCACGAGGACGAGGACCAGATCGACGGCCTGCGGGCGCTGCTGGCCCTGATCCCGCCCCCCGAGCCGCTCAACGTTCCCGGCGCGCGCGACTGGCGGGCCCCGGCCGAGGCGGCCCACGACGCGGCGATGCGGGTGTCGCTGCGCAGCCTGGGCCGCGGCGGCACCACCCGCCCCACCCCTGGCTCCGGCCCGGCGACGGCGCTGGCCACGGCGGCGACCGTGAGCGGGGAGACCGTCGTGCTGCCGCTGGTGGCACGGAACCGGGTGATCGGGATGCTGACCCTGGGCAAGGCCGCCGACGAGAAGTTCCGCCGGGAGATCCTGGAGCTGGCCGAGGACCTCTCCCGCAGGGCCGCGCTGGCCCTGGACAACGCCAGGCTCTACTCGGAGCGCACCGCCATCAGCAGGGCGCTGCAGCGCAGCCTGCTGCCGCCGGACCTGCCGAAGATCCCCGGCGTCGAGGTCGAGGTCATCTACCGGGCGGCCGGCGAGGGCAACGAGGTCGGCGGCGATTTCTACGACGTCTTCACCATCCGCGAGGGGACCTACGGCTTCGCCATCGGCGACGTCTGCGGCACCGGTCCCGAGGCCGCCTCGGTGACCGGACTGGCCCGGCACTCGCTGCGGCTGCTGGCCCGGGAGGGCCTGACCGCGCCCGAGGTGCTGAAACGCCTCAACGCGGCCATCCTCGACGAGGGCGCCCGCAGCCGCTTCCTGACGCTGCTGTACGGGGAGATGACGCCGCGTCAGGACGGCACCGTGGAGCTCCGCTCGGTCTGCGCCGGGCATCCGCTGCCGCTGCGGCTGAAGCAGGACGGGACGGTCTCGGCCGCGGCCGAACCGCAGCCGCTGCTCGGCGTGATCGAGGACCTGGAACTGGTCGAGGAAACCTTCGTCCTGGACCCGGGCGATGTACTGCTGTGCGTCACCGACGGCATCACCGAACGCCGCGAGGGCTCCCGGATGCTGGGGGACGACGGGCTGGCCGAGGTGCTGTCGGGCTGCACCGGCCTGACGGCGGGCGCGGTGGCGGCCCGGGTGCTGCGGGCAGTGGAACGATTCGCTCCGGAACCGGCCTCCGACGACATGGCGATCCTGGCACTGCGGGTGCCGACGCCCTAG